A single region of the Lates calcarifer isolate ASB-BC8 linkage group LG16_LG22, TLL_Latcal_v3, whole genome shotgun sequence genome encodes:
- the lrrfip2 gene encoding leucine-rich repeat flightless-interacting protein 2 isoform X12: MGTQGSGRKRAPLKDRFSAEDEALSSIAREAEARLAAKRAARAEARDIRMRELERQQKELDEKCDKQYSDYSRPSSRCATPGLSAATLASLGGTSSRRGSADAGSAYDPDTSLSELRESLAEVEEKYKKAMVSNAQLDNDKANLIYQVDTLKDVIEEMEEQMSEMRRELEEKSKDLERQKHTCTVLQHKQEELKEGIRQRDELIEKHGLVIIPDGTPNGDVNHEPLSSGITVVSQEAAQVLESAGEGPLDVRLRKLAEEKDELLAQIRKLKNQLEEERQKHSKVDSAYTDGERMENGTDLHFIEMQRDANRQISEYKFKLSKAEQEMGTMEQNINRLEGQVSRYKAAADNSEKIEDELKAEKRKLQRELRTALDKIEEMEMTNNHLVKRLEKMKANRNALLSQQ, from the exons ATGGGGACACAAGGCTCTGGTAGAAAGCGTGCCCCTCTCAAAGACCGGTTCTCGGCAGAGGATGAGGCGTTGAGTAGCATTGCGCGAGAG GCGGAGGCGAGGCTGGCAGCGAAGAGGGCGGCTCGGGCGGAGGCCAGGGATATTCGAATGAGGGAACTTGAACGGCAGCAGAAAGAG ctggatgaaaaatgtgacaagCAGTATTCAGATTATAGCCGG CCATCTTCCCGCTGTGCCACCCCGGGCCTCTCAGCGGCCACCCTGGCCTCGCTGGGTGGCACCTCGTCACGGCGGGGCAGCGCAGACGCCGGTAGCGCCTACGACCCCGACACCAGTCTGAGTGAACTTAGG GAGTCACttgcagaggtggaggagaagtaTAAGAAAGCCATGGTATCGAACGCACAGCTGGATAACGACAAAGCCAACCTCATCTATCAAGTGGACACGCTAAAGGACGTCatagaggagatggaggagcagatgtcagagatgaggagggagCTGGAAGAAAAGTCAAAG GATCTAGAAAGACAAAAGCACACATGTACAGTCCTGCAGCATAAACAAGAGGAACTGAAAGAAGGAATCCGCCAGAGAGACGAGCTTATAGAG AAACACGGGCTGGTCATCATCCCAGACGGCACACCGAACGGAGATGTCAACCACGAGCCTCTGTCCTCAGGGATCACGGTGGTCTCCCAGGAGGCCGCCCAGGTGCTGGAGTCTGCAGGAGAGGGCCCGCTGG ATGTCAGGCTACGGAAGTTGGCAGAGGAGAAGGACGAACTGTTGGCTCAGATCAGGAAGCTGAAGaatcagctggaggaggagagacagaaacactcaAAGGTGGACAGTGCGTACACAGACGGGGAGAGGATGGAGAACGGTACAGACCTGCACTTTATCGAGATGCAGA GAGATGCCAACAGACAGATTAGTGAATACAAATTCAAGCTTTCTAAGGCAGAACAGGAAATGGGTACAATGGAACAAAAT aTTAACAGACTTGAAGGGCAGGTGTCCAGGTACAAGGCAGCAGCAGATAACTCAGAGAAAATAGAAGATGAACTTAAAGCAGAAAAACGGAAACTTCAAAGAGAG CTACGCACCGCTCTAGATAAGATCGAGGAGATGGAGATGACCAACAACCACCTAGTAAAGCGCCTTGAGAAGATGAAGGCCAACAGGAACGCCCTCCTGTCACAGCAGTGA